The following are from one region of the Magallana gigas chromosome 4, xbMagGiga1.1, whole genome shotgun sequence genome:
- the LOC105348425 gene encoding protein wech isoform X1 has protein sequence MTNLTHRGRPGRANHWNRHVGWESLTCLPLSKQVFIMMPSNSAQDVILCNVCTTSAAQYNCENCQVKVCSACICNHLSNASNKDSHIMSLLKPRGPTPDYPKCQTHPHLALDCKCHCQDCDTPVCESCVSSTVHKGHKIVDMKTALQNKKEVLQRDLQELETNIYPAYQKIASTLSEIPKSITDLKALMDSKDIRIVSTYKSRNDEFRKLLLDKFSPQKFNGNNQNGHQNGPPSASSFALEEPVTPRRTTGAETSPTKRPQLDEASFTTVCNTGYKDLHSVACVDDEKIWTSGLNKTMKLFNLRGNHEKSMDTTSGVAPLDITVTKSGDLVYVDYRKGTVNIIKGTPTSDQVIIRRNKWKPRNVCTTSSGDFLVVMVSDDDYKSQIVRFSDSKEKQIIQFDDTGKPLFSSSISSKYISENRNLDICVSDSEANAVVVLTRAGKLRFRYPVSTSATKKEFKPIGITTDSQSRILTADPNNRKIHILNQDGQFLGSIDNCQLETPWGLCVDSRDNLFVAEYNTGDVKKIQYYKQTNQQ, from the coding sequence CTTGACATGTTTGCCATTATCGAAACAAGTCTTCATTATGATGCCCTCGAACAGTGCCCAAGATGTTATTCTCTGCAACGTATGCACAACCTCTGCAGCTCAATATAACTGTGAGAATTGCCAGGTGAAAGTATGCAGCGCTTGCATTTGCAATCATTTATCAAATGCTTCAAACAAAGATTCTCATATAATGAGTCTTCTCAAGCCAAGAGGACCAACCCCAGATTATCCTAAATGCCAGACACATCCCCACCTAGCTCTAGACTGTAAATGCCACTGTCAGGATTGTGACACCCCTGTCTGTGAGAGTTGTGTTTCCTCTACAGTGCACAAAGGTCACAAAATTGTCGACATGAAGACAGCACTCCAAAACAAAAAAGAGGTCTTACAAAGAGATCTACAAGAGCTAGAGACAAATATTTATCCTGCGTACCAAAAGATTGCTTCTACCCTTTCAGAAATCCCTAAGAGCATTACTGATCTTAAAGCATTAATGGACTCCAAAGATATTCGCATTGTCTCTACATACAAGTCCAGGAATGATGAATTCAGGAAATTGCTTTTAGACAAATTTTCTCCGCAGAAGTTTAATGGAAATAACCAGAATGGTCATCAAAATGGCCCTCCGTCTGCGTCATCTTTTGCATTAGAAGAACCAGTCACCCCAAGGAGGACCACAGGAGCTGAAACCTCTCCCACAAAAAGACCACAGCTTGATGAAGCAAGCTTTACCACAGTCTGTAATACTGGGTATAAAGACCTACACAGCGTAGCCTGTGTTGATGATGAGAAAATCTGGACCAGTGGTTTAAATAAAACCATGAAACTCTTCAACCTTCGAGGAAACCATGAAAAGTCAATGGATACCACGTCAGGGGTCGCCCCATTAGACATAACCGTGACAAAGAGTGGGGACTTGGTCTATGTTGATTACAGAAAGGGAACCGTCAACATAATCAAAGGCACTCCGACATCAGACCAGGTGATCATCAGAAGGAATAAATGGAAACCCCGCAATGTGTGCACTACCAGTTCTGGAGACTTCTTGGTAGTCATGGTTAGTGATGATGATTATAAATCACAGATTGTGCGTTTTTCTGACTCCAAAGAGAAACAAATTATTCAATTCGATGACACAGGTAAACCTCTCTTTTCATCGAGCATTTCAAGTAAATACATCAGCGAGAACAGGAACCTTGATATCTGTGTTTCCGATAGTGAAGCCAATGCAGTAGTGGTGCTTACTCGGGCTGGAAAACTCCGGTTTAGATACCCAGTTTCCACCTCTGCCACCAAAAAGGAATTTAAACCAAttggcatcacaacagacagccagagtCGAATCCTAACAGCAGACCCTAACAACAGAAAAATCCACATCCTGAATCAGGACGGACAATTCCTCGGCTCCATTGACAACTGTCAGTTAGAGACTCCATGGGGATTGTGTGTGGACTCCAGAGACAACCTTTTTGTAGCTGAGTACAACACGGGTGACGTGAAAAAAATCCAGtactacaaacaaacaaaccaacagTGA
- the LOC105348425 gene encoding protein wech isoform X2 produces the protein MMPSNSAQDVILCNVCTTSAAQYNCENCQVKVCSACICNHLSNASNKDSHIMSLLKPRGPTPDYPKCQTHPHLALDCKCHCQDCDTPVCESCVSSTVHKGHKIVDMKTALQNKKEVLQRDLQELETNIYPAYQKIASTLSEIPKSITDLKALMDSKDIRIVSTYKSRNDEFRKLLLDKFSPQKFNGNNQNGHQNGPPSASSFALEEPVTPRRTTGAETSPTKRPQLDEASFTTVCNTGYKDLHSVACVDDEKIWTSGLNKTMKLFNLRGNHEKSMDTTSGVAPLDITVTKSGDLVYVDYRKGTVNIIKGTPTSDQVIIRRNKWKPRNVCTTSSGDFLVVMVSDDDYKSQIVRFSDSKEKQIIQFDDTGKPLFSSSISSKYISENRNLDICVSDSEANAVVVLTRAGKLRFRYPVSTSATKKEFKPIGITTDSQSRILTADPNNRKIHILNQDGQFLGSIDNCQLETPWGLCVDSRDNLFVAEYNTGDVKKIQYYKQTNQQ, from the coding sequence ATGATGCCCTCGAACAGTGCCCAAGATGTTATTCTCTGCAACGTATGCACAACCTCTGCAGCTCAATATAACTGTGAGAATTGCCAGGTGAAAGTATGCAGCGCTTGCATTTGCAATCATTTATCAAATGCTTCAAACAAAGATTCTCATATAATGAGTCTTCTCAAGCCAAGAGGACCAACCCCAGATTATCCTAAATGCCAGACACATCCCCACCTAGCTCTAGACTGTAAATGCCACTGTCAGGATTGTGACACCCCTGTCTGTGAGAGTTGTGTTTCCTCTACAGTGCACAAAGGTCACAAAATTGTCGACATGAAGACAGCACTCCAAAACAAAAAAGAGGTCTTACAAAGAGATCTACAAGAGCTAGAGACAAATATTTATCCTGCGTACCAAAAGATTGCTTCTACCCTTTCAGAAATCCCTAAGAGCATTACTGATCTTAAAGCATTAATGGACTCCAAAGATATTCGCATTGTCTCTACATACAAGTCCAGGAATGATGAATTCAGGAAATTGCTTTTAGACAAATTTTCTCCGCAGAAGTTTAATGGAAATAACCAGAATGGTCATCAAAATGGCCCTCCGTCTGCGTCATCTTTTGCATTAGAAGAACCAGTCACCCCAAGGAGGACCACAGGAGCTGAAACCTCTCCCACAAAAAGACCACAGCTTGATGAAGCAAGCTTTACCACAGTCTGTAATACTGGGTATAAAGACCTACACAGCGTAGCCTGTGTTGATGATGAGAAAATCTGGACCAGTGGTTTAAATAAAACCATGAAACTCTTCAACCTTCGAGGAAACCATGAAAAGTCAATGGATACCACGTCAGGGGTCGCCCCATTAGACATAACCGTGACAAAGAGTGGGGACTTGGTCTATGTTGATTACAGAAAGGGAACCGTCAACATAATCAAAGGCACTCCGACATCAGACCAGGTGATCATCAGAAGGAATAAATGGAAACCCCGCAATGTGTGCACTACCAGTTCTGGAGACTTCTTGGTAGTCATGGTTAGTGATGATGATTATAAATCACAGATTGTGCGTTTTTCTGACTCCAAAGAGAAACAAATTATTCAATTCGATGACACAGGTAAACCTCTCTTTTCATCGAGCATTTCAAGTAAATACATCAGCGAGAACAGGAACCTTGATATCTGTGTTTCCGATAGTGAAGCCAATGCAGTAGTGGTGCTTACTCGGGCTGGAAAACTCCGGTTTAGATACCCAGTTTCCACCTCTGCCACCAAAAAGGAATTTAAACCAAttggcatcacaacagacagccagagtCGAATCCTAACAGCAGACCCTAACAACAGAAAAATCCACATCCTGAATCAGGACGGACAATTCCTCGGCTCCATTGACAACTGTCAGTTAGAGACTCCATGGGGATTGTGTGTGGACTCCAGAGACAACCTTTTTGTAGCTGAGTACAACACGGGTGACGTGAAAAAAATCCAGtactacaaacaaacaaaccaacagTGA